A window from Herbaspirillum sp. meg3 encodes these proteins:
- a CDS encoding SPFH domain-containing protein, which translates to MTGPFQAVLKKNKKVVMAIIDLVKWNGNPSILAWRFPSDQLSTWTQLIVNETQEAYLVKEGVYQGPFGAGRHTLDTENIPLLASLMGLPFGGKSPFTAEVWFVNRLTNLDIKWGTSDPIQLQDPKYQLMVPVRAFGQYGVKISDAKKFLLKLVGTLPGFDSATLAEYFKGVFTTKIKTNIAQAIIKNGHSVLEISTHLEALSEILKTSLAPEMEEFGVSLVQFNIHSINVPETDPAVISLKAALAKRTEMGILGFNYQQERSFDVLQTAAGNEGTAGGVMGAGMGLGMGAAIGGPMGGAFAQMTPIIQPSGPAGGSGGAPLKCPSCSASNPPGTRFCGSCAANLNAAGISAKAGITCDKCGTNIPSGSKFCPNCADEVNPCPACGEDNAKGSAQCRSCKTALPVPCPTCEASVPTGSKFCNSCGSKMTPSCSKCGAELVAGAKFCNDCGHPQNPAS; encoded by the coding sequence TTGACGGGGCCTTTTCAGGCCGTTTTAAAAAAGAATAAAAAGGTTGTTATGGCCATAATTGATTTGGTGAAATGGAATGGAAATCCTTCCATTTTGGCTTGGCGTTTCCCGAGTGATCAACTTTCTACCTGGACTCAGCTGATCGTCAACGAGACGCAAGAAGCCTACCTTGTCAAAGAAGGGGTCTACCAAGGTCCATTTGGGGCTGGACGGCATACTCTAGATACCGAAAATATACCGCTGCTGGCATCGTTAATGGGCTTGCCGTTTGGAGGGAAGTCGCCGTTTACTGCAGAGGTTTGGTTCGTAAATCGACTGACGAATCTTGATATAAAGTGGGGTACATCCGACCCTATCCAGCTACAAGATCCGAAATATCAGCTGATGGTACCTGTGCGGGCATTCGGCCAGTATGGCGTTAAAATTTCTGATGCGAAGAAATTCCTCCTCAAACTTGTCGGTACTTTACCCGGTTTTGATTCGGCCACATTGGCTGAATATTTCAAAGGTGTATTCACTACCAAGATCAAGACCAATATTGCTCAGGCCATTATAAAAAATGGTCATTCGGTGTTGGAGATATCGACTCACCTGGAAGCGCTCTCAGAAATACTCAAGACGTCACTCGCTCCCGAAATGGAAGAGTTCGGCGTTAGCTTAGTGCAATTCAACATCCATTCCATCAACGTTCCGGAGACTGATCCTGCGGTCATCAGCTTGAAGGCTGCGTTGGCCAAGCGCACTGAAATGGGAATACTAGGATTCAACTACCAGCAAGAACGCAGTTTCGATGTATTGCAAACAGCCGCCGGCAATGAAGGAACTGCGGGGGGTGTAATGGGCGCAGGGATGGGACTAGGGATGGGCGCGGCGATAGGTGGGCCGATGGGTGGTGCCTTCGCGCAGATGACTCCTATTATTCAGCCTAGTGGTCCAGCTGGCGGTTCTGGTGGAGCGCCACTGAAGTGTCCGAGTTGCAGCGCATCCAATCCCCCGGGAACACGTTTCTGTGGCTCTTGTGCGGCCAATCTTAATGCAGCAGGCATTTCTGCAAAAGCTGGCATTACCTGTGACAAATGCGGAACGAATATTCCTAGCGGCTCGAAGTTCTGCCCGAACTGCGCAGACGAAGTGAATCCATGCCCTGCTTGTGGCGAGGATAACGCCAAAGGCTCCGCCCAATGCCGAAGCTGTAAAACGGCGTTACCAGTTCCATGCCCAACGTGTGAAGCATCGGTGCCCACCGGTTCCAAGTTTTGCAATTCGTGTGGTAGCAAGATGACGCCCTCGTGCTCCAAATGTGGCGCTGAGCTCGTTGCTGGAGCCAAGTTTTGTAACGACTGCGGTCATCCTCAAAATCCAGCTTCATAG
- a CDS encoding CHAT domain-containing protein, protein MATVEYRSNRFPKSSFASYPISIPALAAAYQAYCSGLLRTDDEARFFIQSWVGAQDTPLDAAKLIIETFVEKQDHESSDDSFQWRCRCCARLVSVIESTAEAVNEHPAYRAAIYAVQRFHPYLFKEILTRLLLGPYGRKVANKADLFTQLALAFDFLGFRKRSEALLRNVQIMSRSGAVQAATADFSLRLLSAICALTDRFEQVFFLNAEAEPYAETVYGLSPLQVDIAWTLAVCGTGMVAEAAPPTLFEITVHALRHIEKRNKASEDLTNVDMLMHGLDRSRRPGLSSLSCITTLRILREAPPEDLDDADLAMTFVNTGNAVLRNIALTSNWNLVARHFFTELIRLVDSGEINRSPKVQYQVALANAGIGYSYTNIASATEGIEQVDLYEKAREHLDAAIELLKHFHDDNWIETSVWAVSGHVEAACGRIQKMHQRFAAALLAGAKYYQLDVEDLVHFFSPDYDTRLKYSEALVTTGEFHTAILLAKAAVSAIHHHAAPSEEVAEFAQAYISTRTLAHRTLINELSQVGRYNEGELAYDLLKQNEYNEFTRRSYSREQVAQYVALTPFELEAIRESGLSEATVNAKQMEHRETTVKLLAQSFSGLNEALKERIRSRHQPDDLESRQNRIDPSTHLRETEAILRFVASGSAVSIAFSSSKIKKQLVVPFDERVLGPLIFSFRQQCRLPTSELQSVQVLGHELYRILLSPITDYIDNNISHLYIETDRTLANVPFAALHDGVNYLIQRFSLIYLNRGALSIVPKSNVVETEHAAIFACTDAPGEELPGAGQEIKIIGNQLGRMSRLTVDCYVDEKCAAEAFVREIIRPRGGKGLIHLATHANFNPSSDISSGLMFHDEVLSIRDLRTELEKSGCDTGLFVLSACGTARQDIDVEGFSSVLLRSGVRTILPTLWETFDDSAPEFFRLFYADIRDLSSASSAASAVRAAQLAFLTSSSEFAHPAHWAPYIVVSAQVS, encoded by the coding sequence ATGGCAACTGTCGAATATCGATCCAATCGTTTCCCCAAGTCCTCCTTCGCGTCTTATCCCATCTCAATACCCGCGCTGGCTGCGGCATACCAGGCTTATTGTTCTGGTTTGCTGAGAACGGATGACGAAGCCCGATTCTTTATCCAATCGTGGGTCGGGGCTCAAGACACACCACTGGATGCCGCTAAGCTCATTATTGAGACCTTTGTAGAAAAACAAGATCACGAATCATCAGATGATTCCTTTCAATGGCGGTGTCGATGCTGTGCTCGTCTGGTATCCGTGATCGAAAGCACAGCCGAAGCTGTAAATGAGCATCCGGCATATCGTGCAGCCATTTACGCCGTACAACGGTTTCACCCGTATTTGTTCAAGGAGATTCTGACCCGATTACTGCTAGGACCTTATGGCCGTAAAGTAGCCAATAAAGCAGATTTATTCACTCAGCTCGCTCTGGCATTCGATTTTCTAGGTTTTCGCAAACGCAGTGAGGCTCTTTTACGGAATGTCCAAATCATGTCGCGTTCCGGCGCTGTGCAGGCCGCCACTGCAGATTTCTCGCTACGCCTGTTGTCAGCGATATGTGCTTTGACAGACAGGTTTGAGCAGGTATTTTTCTTGAATGCTGAAGCGGAACCTTATGCCGAAACCGTATACGGATTATCTCCCCTTCAAGTTGATATCGCGTGGACATTGGCGGTATGTGGAACCGGAATGGTAGCGGAAGCAGCACCGCCCACACTATTTGAAATCACCGTGCACGCTCTAAGACATATCGAAAAACGAAATAAGGCCTCTGAGGATCTAACCAACGTTGATATGCTAATGCACGGTTTGGATCGGAGTCGACGACCTGGTCTTTCCTCGTTGTCTTGCATAACCACACTCCGAATTTTGCGCGAAGCCCCGCCTGAAGATCTTGATGATGCAGATCTCGCAATGACATTTGTTAATACCGGTAATGCTGTTCTCAGAAATATCGCCCTAACGTCCAATTGGAATCTCGTGGCTCGCCACTTCTTCACGGAACTAATAAGGCTCGTAGATAGTGGAGAAATTAACAGGAGCCCAAAAGTTCAGTATCAAGTAGCCCTCGCCAATGCTGGCATTGGCTATTCTTATACAAATATCGCCAGTGCAACCGAGGGAATTGAGCAGGTGGACTTATATGAGAAAGCCCGAGAACATCTAGACGCTGCTATCGAGCTACTCAAGCACTTTCATGACGATAACTGGATTGAAACCAGCGTCTGGGCTGTTTCTGGTCATGTTGAAGCAGCTTGTGGTCGAATTCAAAAAATGCATCAACGCTTCGCCGCTGCGTTATTGGCAGGTGCAAAATACTATCAGCTCGATGTTGAAGACCTCGTCCATTTTTTCAGCCCGGATTACGATACAAGGTTAAAGTACAGCGAAGCATTGGTCACTACAGGCGAATTTCATACGGCTATTCTATTGGCGAAGGCTGCTGTCAGTGCAATTCATCACCATGCGGCACCGTCAGAAGAGGTAGCAGAGTTTGCGCAAGCATACATAAGCACTAGGACCTTGGCGCACCGAACACTAATCAACGAATTAAGCCAAGTTGGAAGATACAACGAAGGTGAGCTCGCATACGACCTCTTGAAGCAGAATGAATACAATGAATTTACCAGGCGCTCATATTCTCGGGAACAGGTAGCTCAGTATGTCGCACTGACTCCTTTCGAGCTAGAGGCGATTCGGGAGTCTGGCTTAAGTGAAGCTACCGTCAATGCAAAGCAGATGGAGCATAGAGAGACCACGGTGAAGCTGCTTGCTCAAAGTTTTTCAGGATTGAATGAAGCCTTAAAGGAACGAATCAGAAGCCGCCATCAGCCAGATGATCTGGAGTCAAGACAAAACCGTATCGATCCATCGACACACCTGAGAGAAACTGAAGCGATTCTCCGTTTTGTCGCGTCGGGATCGGCAGTCTCGATTGCATTCTCGAGTTCCAAGATAAAAAAGCAACTTGTAGTTCCTTTTGATGAACGAGTGCTCGGGCCACTAATTTTTTCCTTTAGGCAGCAATGCCGCTTACCAACGTCTGAGCTGCAATCGGTGCAAGTACTTGGACATGAGCTATATCGTATTCTGCTTTCCCCAATTACAGATTACATCGACAACAATATCTCGCACCTCTACATTGAAACGGATCGCACCCTCGCTAACGTCCCGTTCGCGGCTCTCCATGACGGCGTCAATTATTTGATCCAGCGCTTTTCTCTCATTTACTTGAATAGAGGTGCATTGAGCATAGTGCCTAAATCAAACGTTGTGGAAACTGAGCACGCCGCGATTTTTGCTTGTACGGACGCGCCTGGAGAAGAGCTGCCCGGTGCCGGACAGGAGATTAAAATCATTGGTAATCAGCTTGGCAGAATGTCCCGCTTAACCGTGGATTGCTACGTCGATGAGAAATGTGCAGCCGAGGCTTTTGTACGTGAAATCATTAGGCCTCGCGGCGGGAAAGGTCTAATTCATTTGGCAACGCACGCAAACTTCAACCCTTCAAGCGACATATCATCAGGATTGATGTTTCATGATGAAGTACTAAGCATTCGTGACCTGAGAACAGAACTGGAAAAGTCAGGTTGTGATACGGGTCTCTTTGTCCTCTCCGCTTGTGGCACAGCTCGTCAGGACATTGATGTGGAAGGTTTCAGCTCAGTTTTACTCCGATCTGGCGTCAGAACCATCCTCCCAACACTTTGGGAAACATTTGACGATTCTGCGCCAGAGTTCTTCCGTCTTTTCTACGCAGATATCCGCGACCTGTCATCCGCATCTTCCGCTGCATCTGCAGTGAGAGCCGCTCAGCTAGCATTCCTTACATCAAGTTCAGAATTCGCCCATCCGGCTCACTGGGCCCCATACATAGTTGTCAGTGCACAGGTTTCGTAA
- a CDS encoding MarR family transcriptional regulator yields the protein MSSTKIKKGMDIYLRFLELIETIQDLPALDPLEQKIFDHIARTLRAEARVSVTDITSASTLGSSVTIHQRLKSLIAKGWIALGDTEDGRRKQVNLTKAAQSHLAKMSKCLMKAARSNDV from the coding sequence ATGAGCTCTACAAAGATAAAAAAAGGCATGGATATTTACCTTCGGTTTCTTGAACTAATAGAAACGATTCAAGACCTCCCCGCTCTTGATCCATTAGAACAGAAAATCTTCGACCATATCGCACGTACCTTGCGTGCGGAAGCACGAGTGTCCGTCACTGACATTACATCTGCAAGCACGCTTGGCTCATCAGTGACGATTCATCAGCGCCTGAAATCGTTAATCGCTAAAGGATGGATTGCGCTAGGTGATACTGAGGATGGAAGGCGAAAGCAGGTCAATCTGACAAAGGCGGCGCAGTCTCATTTAGCCAAAATGTCTAAATGTTTGATGAAGGCTGCTAGATCAAACGATGTTTAA